The Microbacterium sp. LWH7-1.2 genome window below encodes:
- a CDS encoding phosphoglycerate kinase, with product MALRTLSTLGSLAGKRVIVRADLNVPLKDAVITDDGRVRATLPTLNALINQGARVIVCSHLGRPDGAPDAKYSLEPVAQRLSELLGKPVAFARDTVGESAREAVAALEDGDVAIIENLRFNPGETAKDDATRRAFAEELAALGDVLVSDGFGVVHRKQASVYDLAELLPSAAGFLIEKEVEVLDRLTENPERPYTVVLGGSKVSDKLGVIDHLLPRVDRLLIGGGMLFTFLAAQGHKVGSSLLEADQLDTVREYMRRAEESGVELVLPTDVVVASKFGADADHVVTSADGIEDTAFGASGLGLDIGPETAERFAALVRDSQTVFWNGPMGVFELAPFAAGTKAVAQALTEVDGLSVVGGGDSAAAVRQLGFADDAFGHISTGGGASLEFLEGKKLPGLEVLGWQ from the coding sequence ATGGCTCTGCGCACCCTCAGCACGCTGGGTTCGCTGGCCGGCAAGCGTGTCATCGTCCGTGCTGACCTGAACGTCCCCCTCAAGGACGCGGTCATCACGGACGATGGCCGTGTACGGGCCACGCTCCCCACGCTCAACGCCCTGATCAACCAGGGCGCCCGCGTCATCGTCTGCTCGCACCTCGGCCGCCCCGACGGTGCCCCCGACGCGAAGTACAGCCTCGAGCCCGTCGCCCAGCGACTCTCGGAGCTCCTCGGCAAGCCCGTCGCGTTCGCGCGCGACACGGTGGGGGAGTCGGCCCGCGAGGCCGTCGCCGCCCTCGAGGACGGCGACGTCGCGATCATCGAGAACCTCCGGTTCAACCCCGGCGAGACGGCCAAGGACGACGCCACGCGCCGCGCCTTCGCCGAGGAGCTCGCCGCCCTCGGCGACGTGCTCGTCTCCGACGGCTTCGGTGTCGTGCACCGCAAGCAGGCGTCGGTCTACGACCTCGCCGAGCTCCTGCCCTCGGCTGCCGGGTTCCTGATCGAGAAGGAGGTCGAGGTGCTCGACCGCCTGACCGAGAACCCCGAGCGTCCCTACACGGTCGTGCTCGGCGGCTCGAAGGTCAGCGACAAGCTCGGCGTCATCGACCACCTGCTGCCGCGCGTGGACCGTCTCCTCATCGGCGGCGGCATGCTGTTCACCTTCCTCGCCGCACAGGGGCACAAGGTCGGCTCGAGCCTCCTCGAGGCCGACCAGCTCGACACCGTGCGCGAGTACATGCGGCGCGCCGAGGAGTCGGGCGTCGAGCTCGTGCTCCCGACCGATGTCGTCGTGGCCTCGAAGTTCGGCGCCGACGCGGATCACGTCGTCACGAGCGCCGACGGCATCGAGGACACGGCGTTCGGGGCATCCGGTCTCGGCCTCGACATCGGCCCCGAGACCGCCGAGCGCTTCGCCGCGCTCGTGCGCGACTCCCAGACGGTGTTCTGGAACGGCCCAATGGGCGTGTTCGAGCTCGCACCCTTCGCCGCGGGCACCAAGGCGGTCGCCCAGGCGCTCACCGAGGTCGACGGCCTGTCGGTCGTCGGCGGCGGCGACTCCGCCGCAGCGGTCCGTCAGCTCGGATTCGCCGACGACGCCTTCGGTCACATCTCGACCGGCGGCGGAGCCAGCCTCGAGTTCCTCGAGGGCAAGAAGCTCCCCGGACTGGAGGTCCTCGGATGGCAGTAG